Genomic segment of Sodaliphilus pleomorphus:
GCTCTCTCTGGCTTCGACTGCCTTCGCGCAATGTGATGGCTCGTTGCTGCGTGAGGCTGTGTCCAGTTCCAGCTGCTTTAGCTTTAAAGCATAGTCTTCACGCAGGCGGCGGCTCTCGTCGTTCTGGCGTATCAAGTCTTCGTTTTTCCTCACAAGCAAGCGCTGTGCCTGTCGCAGGCGACGAGTGTAGTGGTAGATGACTGCAAGCATCACTATCGCCACACCCACAGCAAGCAGCAGCCACTTGATCGTTGATTCCAACGTGCTGATGTGCTCTTCGTTGGCGTGGTTCTCATATTGGAACAATGCGTCTTTGGCATCGTTGAATTGCCGCTGGTTGAATACTGAGTCGCTCAAGGCCAAGTACAGCGACTGGTAGTGCTGCGCACTGTCGGCCCTGTGCATGTCAGTATAGATCTTGGAAAGACCGAGATAGGCGGTGTTCAGCTGGTCGAGGTAACGGCCACGTGTAGCCATGCCTACGACTTCGCGGTAGCAGCTTGCAGCTTGTGGCAGGTGTTGCATCGCCTGCCAGGTGGTTGCAATTTCCAGATGGGCCTCGCTCTGAAAATTAGGATCAAGCCTGTGAAATCGTGCCAGATCGGCTGCCTGTTGCAGGTAGTAGAGAGCCCCCTTGTAGTTTTTCTCGGTTCGGGCGATGATACCCTGGTTGACCAGGACTTTGAAATGTTGCTCGCGTTGGTCGGCCAGGGGAAATTTTATTTCCTCGTTTAGATACTTTCTGGCACTGGCTGTGTCGCCGAGACGGCAATACATTTTCACGAGATTGATGGCCACGACGCTCAGTGTACTGTGTCTGTGATGCTGCAGTGCAATCGAGAAAGCTTGTTCAAAATAGTAGATTGCACGCTCGTAGTCGTTGAAAATGGCATACACGGCCCCTATGTTTGACATGCTTGTGCATTCCACTTTGGTGTTTTTGCAACGCTTGGCCATCTCGATGGCCAGTGTGTAGAAGCGCAATGCCTCGATATAACGGCCAGCCAGCATGCAGCAGTTTCCGCCTCGCTGCAGTCCCTCGCTCAGCTTCTCTTGGGCGCAGCCCGACTCGTACATCGCCACAAGGCGTCCGTAGGTGTTGATGGCTTGGGTGAGGTTGCCGCTGCGCTGCAGGTGATCGGCTAGGCCGATGACGTTGTCGACCCCAGAGGCCTGCAAACACACAGGCTCGCCTGTCAGCAACAACCATAATAAAATGACTGAGTAAAAACGACACATTGCTACTTGATTCGAAAAAAACACATATGAATGATGGTACAAAGATATAATTTTTGTCACACTTGATGAAAATCATTGCAGCTACATGGCAAAATTAATGTTTCATGCAGTCAAACTTGCCAATTTTCTTGAAAATGGGCACATCGGTATTGTTTTTGCTTTGAAAAACAAAAGGACGTCAATACTTTTGCCTTTGAGACTTAGTTTCTTTCAATTTTCTTCCGTCTAATTTCTATTTTGTAAAAATGAAGAACGAAAAGCTAAAACAATCTTTTATGCGCGCCACAGGAGCCGTGTGTGCTCTTCTGGTGCTTGCCTGTGTGTGTCTTGAAGCGCAGGCCTCTCCTCTTGTAGTGACAGTGAGCAAAGCAGGAACGTTGAGTGCGCTTATAGGCCCCGAAAAGAAGAACACAACAACCCAATTGAAGGTTGCCGGACCCATCAACGGTACCGACGTCCTTTACTTGCGAGAGATGCTGGGCAGGGGGCAATATGGTGAAAAAACTGAGGGTCAGCTACGCGACCTTGACTTGAGCGAGGCCCGCATTCTGGCAGGTGGCGATTCCTATATCTACTACAACTCCTTTACGGCAGATGATGTGGTGGGCGAAAACATGTTTGGAGAGTGCGACCAGCTGGAAAGAATCGTGTTGCCGGCTGGCACTAAGCAGATAGGACGTTCCGCGTTTTATCGTTGCTCCAGGCTGGGAGGCATTACGATTCCCGACAGTGTGGAATCGATAGGAGAGAATTGCTTCTTCTGCGACAGCGCGCTGGAAAGTATCAGCATTCCAAGCGGTGTGCAAGAAATAGGCTTGTCGCCACTGGCTGGCTGTGTGTCGCTCAAAAGCATCGCCGTCGACCCTGCCAATACCCACTATTGCGCTGTCGACGGGGCCCTGCTCAACAAGGCGAAGACTGAGTTTGTCAACGTGCCCTGTGGCAGGACAGGCGACTTCGTTGTGCCATCTACAGTGACCTTTATTGCCGATGGAGCTTTTAACCAGTGCATGCTCAGCAAGATAACACTGCCTGCGAGTGTCGACAGCCTGGGTGAGGCTGCATTCTCCAACAGCCCGTTGCTCAAGTCGATCAACATCCCCGACAAAGTGAAGGAACTGCCCTATGGCACTTTTTTGTGGTGTGAGTCACTCACCGACGTCACATTCGGCAGCTCGCTCAAGACCATTGACGAGATGGCCTTTGTAGCATGCAATGCACTGCAATCAATCACAATTCCCAATTCGGTCAAGAACATAGGCAGCCGCGTCTTCTCCAACTGTGCCAGTCTGGCAACCGTCAATTTAGGCGCTGGAGTTGAAAGCCTGGGACAAGATGTCTTCATTAGTTGCAAAAAACTGAAAGAAATCAATGTTGATGCCAACAATTCCACCTATAGCTCAATCGATGGTGTGTTGTGCGACAAGCCACAGCACACGCTGCTCAAGTGCCCCGAGGGAAGGGTGGGTAGCTATAGCGTGCCTGCATCGGTGCAAAAGATTGACGAGGAAGCCTTCACCCGTTGCACCTATCTCACCTCGGTTGAAATGGGCGACAACGTGAGCACAATCATGCCCAGCGCTTTCGACGGCTGCAAGGGTCTTACGTCGGCCAAGTTGAGCAATACGCTCACACAGGTGTCAGAATATGCTTTCTCTGGCTGCGAGTCGCTCAAGTCTATTGACTTGGGCTCGGGGGTGAAGACTATTGCAAACGGTGCGTTTTCGGGCTGCAAAGCGCTGCCTTATGTACAGTTTCCTGCCTCGCTCGAGACGATAGGTACTAGCGCGTTTGACTACTGCACGGGGCTCACAAGCCTGCGTTGCCTGGGTGAGACCCCTGCCGCATGCAAGAGTTGCGACGACTCGTTTTACAAGGTCGACCCTAAAGCTGTGACAGTGTATGTGCCCCTCAACGCTGTGGAGGCCTACAAAGCAGCCGATGCTTGGAAAGAATTCAATATTGTGGGAGAAAACTACACAGGTGTCAGCCGTGTTGATGTTGAACCCAGCTGGCAACTTGTCGACGTGTATGACCTGAATGGCCGACTGATTGCCAGCAGGATCAACCGTAACAGTCTGATTCTGGATAATAGGGTCTGCATTCTCAAGGATGTGGCCACTGGTGCAACCCAAAAGGTCGTTTTCCCATAACCACAACGTGGCAGTGAGTGCCACAATCATGCGACCTATGATGGTGGCGGCAGGCGCAATGCCTTTGCCGCCACTTTTGCTTTGTTTTGCTTGTTAGGGGTGAAGTGGAACAGTGAAAATTGAGTAAATGCGCCCAAACTACCTGCCTGTGCAGCCTTGAATACAGTTTTTTTTTGTCGGTTGTGTGAAAAAAGTTGGAAAAAGTTATGGTGCATTCAATAAAATTGTGTAATTTTGTCACCGCTTAAAGGCAACATAGGGGCGTAGCCCAGCTGGTTCAGAGCGCTGCAGTCACATTGCAGAGGTCATCGGTTCGAACCCGATCGTCCCTACTTGTCAAGAGAAAGAGCAACCCGCACTTGCAGGCTGCTCTTTTTTTCATGCCTTTTTCTTGTTGCTGCCGCGTGCCGCTACTTGAGGCGGTCTTTGATTTCGCGTATTCCGTTCCAGGCAGCACGGTCGAAGCGGCCCTTGTAGCTCATGATCACATAGCCTATCTTGTCCTTGATGATCTGGTCGATGGTGCGCTGCGGGAACTTGTCGCTCACAGCGGCGCCCGGGGCGATGCCCACCTGGAAGGCTTGCGGGGTGCGCTGGATGAAGAGCACCACGCTGCTGTCGCCCAGCTCCCACTTGCTGGCGATGGCTGCTGCATAGGCCTGAGCTCCCATGTTGCCGAGGTCTTGGGTGGTGGTGACTACATAAATTTTGTAGGGCGACGTGGAGGCGTAGGACTTGAGCGAGTCTTCCATCCAGCGGGCCGAGATGGTGTCGGTGGCATCTTCCTTGATGATGCCGGCCATGTCGTTGAGATAGGCCTTGGGGCTGGGGCGGTCGGGCACGTTGCTGGTGTCGGTCTGCTTGCCGCCGCAGGCGACCAGTGCAAGCGCTGCCGTGAGGCCGAGCACAACGGCAGCCAGGGTTGAACGTAGATTTTTCATAATTGTGTCGTTATTTATATAAGAAAAAATGGGTGTAGTATTGTTGTGGCCACACTGTGTACAGTGTGTGTCGATATTGCAAATATAAGCAATTGTGGGCGATGTGTGCAAGTGCCGTTGGCAATTTTTAGCCTCTGCCGTGCCCTGTGTGGGTGTTTTGGCAGGCAAGCGTCAGCGGCGCGGCATGAACTTGCGGTCGTCGATGGGGAAGATGCCCTGCACGTGGTTGATCTTGTAGTGTCGCTGCTTGTCGTAGTACTCGTAGCCCTCGCCCTCAATCACGCGCCCCTGGCCCTCGATGCGAATGAAGGAGTCGCTGTGGGTGAGAGCCTGGGTGGTCTCGTAGTACATCTGGTTGGTGAGTATCTTGTCGCCCGTGGTGCGCGTGATGCGCACGTTGTCCTTGCAGTTCACCTGGCGGCTGTTTTCGTCATAGTACATGCGGTCGCACAGCACCTTGTCGCCGTTGCGCATGGTGAGGCGCACGTTGCCCACGGCGCTCCACACCTTGGAGCCCATGTTGTAGTAGGCCGAGTCGCATATAAGCGATGCCACCTGCCTGAACTTGTCGTCGAGCTCGTCGGCCTGCACGCCGTTGGGAAACGACCAGTGCGGCGTTGAGGCCTCGCTGTAGATTTGCCACATCTTGGTGACGATGCGGTAGCGGGTGCGTCCCGAGTCGCTGATGATGGTGTTCACGTCGTGGCTTTCCATGGTGGGCACGCGCTCGGGATCGGTGTCATGCTTCACCACGGCTGTCTTGTCGTCGTTGCACGACGAGAGCAAGCCCGCTGCCGTGATGGCCAGGGCGGCAACGGCGAGCAGGCTGTGGCGGTGCGCCCGGCCTGCTATCGACAGCCTTGTGGCGGCGTGTGCGATCAACGTATCTTGTTTTTCCAGAACCACATCTCGTTGAAGTTGACACTCAGGGTCACATTCAGGTAGTTCTCCTTGATGAGCATGGCGGGCGAGCTGTAGCGGTGCCGCCACTCCACGCCCAGGTTGATCACCGTCTTGCTGCCCAGGGCGGGCAGGCCCACGCCGGCGCTCACGCCGTAGTCGCGCACGTTGTTGGCGCCCACGTTCTGATAGTCGTGGTTGTAGAACGCGCCCACGCGATAGGCGGTGCGCTTGAGGTAGCTGCCGCGGTAGTTGGGCACATATTGCAGGCCGGCGGCCACCTTCCAGCGGTTGTCAAACTTGAAGGTGCTCGACTCAAAGCCCTCGAGCGGTGTATATTTGGCCTTGGACCAGTCTTGATAGGTGAAGTCGATCTCGCCCATGAGCTTGTTGCCGTGCCTGTAGCTCACGCCCACGCCATAGGTGTTGGGCAGCTGGTACTTGCCGCCCATCTTGGTGTAGCCCACGGTGTCGAGCTTGCTGTCGCCGCTCACGTCGTAGTAGGTGCCCCAGGTGTGCCCGTGCAGTGACTTGCGGGGCGAGTAGGTGAGACCCACCACCACGCGGTCGCGGCGGTTGAGCTCAAGGCTGTATTGCACGCCCAGGTGCACGTTCCAGTCGCGCACTTCCATCACGCGGTCGTAGAGGCTGGTCGTGGTGCTGTAGATGTAGGTGTAGTTGTCGATTGTGCCAAACATATAGGAGAAGTTGGCGCCCAGGCTCAAGTGCTTCACTGGCTCCCAGCCGGCACCCAGGTAGAGCTCGCTTATCGAGCCCTCGCCTATGCGCGACTCGCTGCCGCCGTTCAGGTTGTTGCCAAAGCTGTAGCCCACGCTCGAGAAGGGCACCACGCCGAAGGATCCGCCCAGGTTCTTGGCTATCTTGAAGCCGCTGGTGATATAGTCGAGGCCGCCCCCGAAGCTGTAGCCGCTCTTGCCGTTTTCCTTCGACCACACGTTGGTGAGGTCGATGCCCACGTTCCACAAGAAGGTGAGCGAGTCGGTGTGAGCATAGCTTGCAGGATTCATTGTGTTCACTTGCCGGCTGTCCTGGCCGGCATAGCCCACGCCGCCCATCTGGCGCTGGGCGCCTGTGGCGTTCTCGCCAAGTATGCCGTAGCCCAGGCGCGAGTATGGCGTGACCGAGGTCTGTGCTCCTGCGTGCCAGCTGCCTGCAAGGGCCAGCAAGGCGATGATGAAGTATCTATATGTTTTCATATTGTGGCAAAATTAATAAATAGTGCTCAATAAACCGTTGTTTTCCACATTTTTTAGCACTTTGGCTCAGCCTTGCTTGCGGTTGCCGTGCTCTTGCGACGATTTTTTCTCTTTTTTCAGCACATACTCGTAGGTGATCGAGGCGTAGATTTGTATCACGGCGCCTGCCAGCAAGAAGGCCAGCCAGTCGCGGCGGTCGTAGGTGGCTGTCGAGGAGAATGCCGGCCACAGCAGGAAAAAGGCCGACACGCAGTAGCACAGGGCCGAGGCCTTGCCCATGCGCACGAGGCGCCTGAGACGCACGTTGCTGCCGTTGTAGCGCTCGGTGAGCCGCTCGGCCAGGGCGAGCACAGCCCCGAAGGCGTAGGCCCATCTTATGTAGTTCATTCTTGCCGGGTCCCACTCGGTGAGAATGGGCACTGCGGCACACACCAGCAGGATGAGCATGGCCACGGTGAGCATCAGGTTTTGGGTGATCTGCTTTTTTTCTTCAGTCATGTAATTTTGTGATGATTATGTGTGAATGAGTGTCGACACCATGCCGGAGAGGCGCAAGCTACGGAATATCGGTGATATACACGTCTTCGCTCTCGCGCTTCATGCCGTATTTCTCGCGCGAGATGCGCTCGAGCTTGGCACGGTTGGTGTGCAGCTCCTGTATCTTGGCATCGTAGATGGCCGCCGAGTCCTCGTTGGCCTTGATCTCGGTCTTGAGTTGATTGATCTGCTGCTTGTAGCGGTAGATCTTGACATAGTTGTTGTCGCCGAAGAAGAGCAACGTGAGAATGAAGGCAGCAAAGACGACAAACGGGATGCTCAGCCACCTGGGTATCCACTTGGGTCGACGATATTCCTTGCCGAAAACGATCATTGTCTCTGTCTCTGTCTGTCTGCGTCTTGTTGCTTGTGCAAGCTGTGCCTTTTCTTATTGGAAGGTCAAAGTTATAGCTAAAAAATCAAATAGGCACGCTTTTCACAATATTTAATCCTTGAGTTCACTTCGGCGGATTCCAGAAGCAAGTGCAAAGTTACGCTATTTTTCTTTAATCATGTCTTTGGGCTTTCGAAATCCGTTTTTCTTTCTTGGCCTGTTGTTTAATTTTTCGATGATGCTCTTGACATATAGCCTTGAAATTCCCCTAAAGTCCGTCTTCTTCGGAATATATTGCCTGATGAGCCCGTTCATGTTCTCGATAGCTCCCTTCTCCCACGAGCAGTACGGATGTGCGAAGTAAACTTTCGTGTTAAGTTCCCTCGCAATGATTTCGTGTGCGGCAAACTCCGGCCCGTTGTCTGTCGTTATCGACCTTACAGGCAACCCGCTCTCCCGTATGAGTCTCACCACGGCATATGCCAGTGGAACGGCCTGCTTTCCCGTATCGAGTTTCTCCATGAGCATAAAGCAGCTCCTCCTCTCAACCAGAGTAACGATGGCACCTTTGCCTTCCTTTCCTACGATGGTGTCCATCTCCCAGTCTCCTATGGTCTGTCCATAGTCCGTTTCCGGTCTTTCGTCAATGGAGAGGCGGTTGGGAATATGCGCCTTGGTGGTAAGCAAGGACTTTTGCCTTGGTCTGCCTCCATGCCTGAGGTGCTTTCGGATGTTGTCCCCGTAATGTGGGGAAAGGGCCGCTATCCAGTTGTATATGGTTGACTTGGACACCGTGATGCCCTCTTTCTTGCCAAGCCATCCGGCGACTTCCTCCGGCGACCACTGCTCCTTACGGATAAGTTCAAAAACACGGCTGCGTACATAGGGAGCGATACGGCGATTGCCAGGTGTCCTGGCCTTGCGTCGTTTGACTTTCAATACGGCCGTACGTGCGTCATAAACGCCTTTAGCATTAGAATTACGCCTTCGCTCACGAGAAACCGTGCTTACTGACACACCAATAGTCTCGGCTATGAAACTAAGTGAGAATTTCGTTTGGAGTAGCACACTTATTGTGTATCTTTGCTCCGAGGTTAATTGTTTATACATCACAATACAAAATTAATTAATCTTAGGGAGGGGAACGAAAGATCTCCTCTTTTTTTGTATTGCTTAAGTTATCCGCCAATGCTCTTTGGGGGCTTCGCGCCCCCAGCCGCAAGGCAAACCTCCGCGGTGTTTTTCATGTTTTAATGCACCGCAGAGTTTTGCACTTCTAATTGGAATTAGCACTTCAGCAGGCCTGGCCTGAGACGCCGGGTGCGCTCCAGGGCCTGCTGCATCTTCCAGTCGACGATCTTGGCCTCGTTGCCGCTCAGCAGCACCTCGGGCACCGTCCAGCCGTTGAACTCGGCCGGCCGTGTGTAGACGGGTGCCTCGAGCAGGCCGTCTTGGAAGGAGTCGCTCAGCGCGCTCTGCTCGTCGCCTATAGCGCCGGGCAGCAGGCGCACGATGCTGTCGGCTATCACAGCTGCGGGCAGCTCGCCGCCAGTGAGCACATAGTCGCCTATCGAGATTTCCCGTGTCACCAGATGCTCGCGTATGCGGTAGTCCACGCCCTTGTAGTGGCCGCACAGGATGATGAGGTTCTGGGCCAGTGAGAGCGTGTTGGCCATGGGCTGGCTCAGCTGCTCGCCGTCGGGCGAGGTGAAGATGACCTCGTCGTAGTCGCGCTCTTGCTTGAGCGCCTCGATGCAACGGTACACGGGCTCGATTTGCATCACCATGCCGGCCTCGCCGCCGAAGGGGTAGTCGTCGACCTTGCGGTGCTTGCGCAGCGACCAGTCGCGCAGGTTGTGCACGTGTATCTCGACCAGGCCCTTGTCTTGTGCCCGCTGCAGGATGCTGCAGTGCAGCGGCGAGTCGAGCGCCTCGGGCATCACGCTCAGTATATCTATTCTCATCATCTTGGTGGCTGTGTTACGTTGTGTTCAGGCTGCAAAGGTACAAATAATATTTCTTTTTTCCCTGTACCGCCACCTCGACATGTGCTGGTCTTGGGCGGCTTTCAGAACTGGAAGTAGATGAAGGGCTGGATATCGCTGCTCTTGACCTGGCACACGAGATAGATGACCGCGGCCAGCAGCACGGCCACGGCGACCACGTTGCACATGCTCAGGCGCGCAATGAGCCGGTTTTGCCACTTGAGGGGGAAGCAGTGCCCTGCAAACCCCAGCACGATGAGCAGAAACACCCACTTGTAGCCGGCAATCATGCCGGCCGCCACCTCGGGGTGAAAGTTGTATACAATCTGGTGCAGCATGTGCTGCCCGGCCTCGAGGCTGTGGTTGCGGAAGGGTATCCACAGCAGGGTCACCAGTGTGAAGGTGAGGGCGATGGCGCCTGCCCGCCTCCAGCCGTGGCTGTGGTAGTGGCGGTCGTGGCGAAACACGTTTTCTCTCAACCACTTGTGCCCAGACAGGGCCACGCCGTGCAGCCCGCCCCACAGCACAAAGTTCCACCCTGCGCCGTGCCACAACCCGGCCAGCAGCATGGTCACAATCAGGTTGACGTGGGTGCGCAGCTTGCCCTTGCGGTTGCCGCCCAGCGAGATGTACACATAGTCGCGTATCCACGTGGAGAGCGAGATGTGCCAGCGCCGCCAGAAGTCGGTGACGCTCTCGCTCTTGTAGGGGGCGTCGAAGTTGGTGGGGAAGTGGTAGCCCAGCAGCAGGGCGATGCCTATGGCCATGTCGCTGTAGCCCGAGAAGTCGCAGTATATCTGCATGCTGTAGCCCAGCAGGCCGCACAAGTTCTCGAGACCGGTGTAGCGCAGCGGGTTGTCGAAGATGCGGTCTACAAAGTTGAGGCTGATATAGTCGCTGATGACCGACTTCTTCACCAGCCCGATGATGATGAAGTAGATGCCCGCGGCTATCATGCGGCGGGTGATGACAAGGGGACGGTGAATTTGCGGGGCAAAGTCGCGGGCGCGCACGATGGGACCGGCTACCAGCTGCGGGAAAAACGACACATAGAAGGCATAGTCGAGCCAGCGGTCGAGGGGCTTGAGCTGGCCGCGGTACACGTCGATGGTGTAGCTCATGCTCTGGAAGGTGAAGAAGCTGATGCCCACAGGCAGGAAAATGTCCCACGGCTGGAAGTTGTGTCCCACAATGGCAGCCAGGCTCGCCCCGAAGAAGTTGGCATACTTGAAGTAGCACAGCAGGCCCAGATCGACGGCCAGGCTCAACGTGAGCAGCACCCGCCGCCGCCCTTGGCTGCTGCTCTTGCCCAAGGCACGGGCCAGGAGATAGTCGGTGGTGGTGATGCCGCTCAGCAGGAGCATGCACAGGCCGCTGGTCTTGTAGTAGAAGTAGTAGGAAAACAGGGTGACAAATATGATGCGCGGCGTGAGCTTGTTGCGCAACAGGTAGTAGACCAGCGTGAAGACCACAAATAGGACCATAAACAAGCCGCTGCTGAAGATGAGCGGGTTGTGCGGGTCGTAGGTGAGCTGGCGGGCTATGTTTTGCAATATCGTGTGCATGAGTTGTGAGGGTGCGTTTAGTAGCCGGCCGTTTTCTTGCGCCGGTAGTTGTCGAGGCCGCCCTTTATCGACATGTAGAAGTTGCGGGCCACGGCGGCGCCGCCACGGTAATTGATGTGTTTGTAGTCTTTCTCGGCCCAGCCCTTGGCCACATAGCGCTGCATGCTGCCCTCGCCGCCCATGAGGGCTTGCATCGAGATGAAGGCGGCTTTCTCGCTGGCGGCCAGCTGCTGCTGGTAGGCTGTGAGCTTGGCCACCTGCGGCATGGTGCGCAGGCCGCCGGCGCTGCGCTGCTGCGCGTCGCTCACGCCCACAATGAGTATCGACACGCCGGGGTAGTGGCGGCGAAACTTGGCAATGGCTCGCTTGAAATAGGCCATGTAGTGCTTGCAGAACTTGTCGCTCTTGCAGGTCTCGAGGGCGTTGAGGCCAAATTGCAGCACCACGAGGTCGCATGGCCGCAGGCGGGCAAAGTCGGCCAGGTTGTCGTCGGGGATGTCGGCTACTGTGAAGCCTGGAATGCCGCGCATGCCCAGGTTGTCGAGCACCACGCCGCGCCTGCCCTCGAGCGCCATGCCAAAGGCCGTGACGCTGCCGACCGTGGTGCTCACCTGCACGCGGGCACGCCCGTCGCGGCCAGCTGCAAATGTGGCTTCTTGCACCCTTGGGCTGGCGTTGAGCCTGCTGCTGCCGGCCCCCTCCACACTCACTTGCGCGCCACGGGGGGCTTTCAAGTACACGGTTGTGCGCTCCCACTGCGAGGCGTATTGCTTGGCGCCCACATTGTAGACACTGGTGCTGGCAGTGCCGGCGGCCAGGGTGTAGTAGGCCTGCGACGGACCCATGAGCGACGACTTGAAGTCTTTCTTGTCGACTACAGCATGCCGTGTCCACCCCGAGGTCTTCTCCTGCACGGTGAGGCGCTGGTCGTTGAAGCCCGGCATCATGTCGACCCAGCCCACGCCCTGGCCGCCAAACTCGGCTTGCAGCAGGTGGCGCAGGTCGGCCAGCATGATGTCGCCTTCGACAAACGAGTCGCTGTAGTAGGCAATGCGCACCGGCCTGTCGAGCTTCTTGTCGAGCAGCAGGCTGTAGAAGTGGTTCATGCCCTGGGTGGAGTCCTCGCCGTAGTCGGTGATGGGCACCACGCCTGCGGGCCACTCTTCCTTCCAGGGCTTGCGCTGTGGCTCGGCTCGAGGTGGTGCAGGTGTCGTGGCGGCTGGCTTGGAGGGGGCAGCCGGCGCGATGTCGCTCAACACGTCGACCTGCCGCAGGCTGTAGCCCCCTATCGCTATGGGCGGCAGGTAGTAGGCCAGCAACAGCAAGATGAATGTGAGTGCTACGATTATATAGACCTTGGCCGATGAGTTCATGTGCGGGTCACAATTGTTCTGGTTGTTTGTCAATCTATTGCAAAGTTATAGCTTTGCAGGCACACACTGGCATTTTAGAAACAGAAAAAAGTGCGACGGCCGAAAAAAAAAGTGTGCTCCGAGCTGCCTACTTGAAGGTGAGTATCGAGCACCGCTCGCGGGTGAGCAGCTGGGCTGCCTGTTGCAGCTGTGCCGCGGTCACGCCTTTTATGCGCTCGATGGTGCGCTCGATGCCGCCCGCCTCGCCCCAGAAGAGCAGACTCTTGCCGGCGTTCATGGCAGTGAACTCGATGTTGCTCGAGGCCACCACCAGCTGACCGCAATATTGCCGCTTGCAGGCTTCGAGACGCCTCTCGGCAAGAGGGTCCTGGGCCAGCGCGTCGATGGTGTTGAAGATGATGTCGAGGCTGCGCTTCACGCTCTTGTACTCGCACCCGAAGTAGATCTCGACCAGCCCGCAATCGGTGAAGCTGGCTACCGACGACTCTACCGTGTAGACCAGCCCGCGGCGCTCGCGCAGTTGCACGTTGAGCAGCGAGTTCATGCCCGGGCCTCCCAGCATGTTGTTGAGCAAGGCCAGGGCATAGCGCCCCTCGTCGTAGAGACTGGGCACGCGCGCGCCCACCAGCGTGTGGCTCTGGTGCGAGTCGATGTCGACCTCGCGGTGCTCTCTCGCCAGCACGGGCGGCTGCTGGCGCGGGGCCCGGTCGAGCTGGTGGTGCATCGCGCCCAGGTGCTTCTGTGCCAGGGCAAATACCTTGTCAGGCTGGGCTGGCCCTACCGAGAAAAAGGCCATGTTGGCGGGCACATATTGTGTCTTTATGTAGTGCAGGCAGTCGTCGCTCTCGATGCGCGCGATGCTCTCGTCGCAGCCCAAGATGTTGTGTCCCATTGGGTTGCCGGCAAATACCATGTCCTCAAAGTCGTCGTAGATGGCCTCGATGGGCGTGTCGCGGTAGCTGTCGACCTCCTCGAGCACCACGTCGCGCTCGCGCTCGAGCTCGTCGGCCGGAAAGGTCGAGCAAGTGACCAGGTCGGCCAGCAGCTCGACGGCCCTTTCCAGGTGGCGGCTCGGGAAGGTGCTGTAGAGCATGGTGCCCTCTTTGGTGGTATAGGCGTTGAGCTCGCCGCCCACGGTCTCCATGCGGTTCAGTATGTGCCACGCACGGCGGTGGGTGGTGCCCTTGAAGATGGTGTGCTCTACATAGTGGGCCAGTCCCTGCAGCCCCGGTGCGTCGTCGCGGCTGCCGGCATTCACAGCCAGGCCGCACCAGCCCACCAGGGCGTCGTTCTTGATGTGCACCAGCCGCAGGCCGTTGTCAAGTGTAGCGGTAAATGTTTTTTCCTCCATGATGTTTCTTTTCCTCCTTTTTTCGGGCGGCCTCAGTTGCGGTTGTCGATGTGGATGATCGACTGCACATACATCAGGTCGCGTATGTCGTCGCGCCGCACGTCGATGTCGTCGTAGTTGGGGTTCTCGCTGTGCAGGGTCACCAGCTGCGCGTCGGGGTTCTTGCGTATGTATTTTACCAGCCGGTAGTC
This window contains:
- a CDS encoding tetratricopeptide repeat protein; this encodes MQASGVDNVIGLADHLQRSGNLTQAINTYGRLVAMYESGCAQEKLSEGLQRGGNCCMLAGRYIEALRFYTLAIEMAKRCKNTKVECTSMSNIGAVYAIFNDYERAIYYFEQAFSIALQHHRHSTLSVVAINLVKMYCRLGDTASARKYLNEEIKFPLADQREQHFKVLVNQGIIARTEKNYKGALYYLQQAADLARFHRLDPNFQSEAHLEIATTWQAMQHLPQAASCYREVVGMATRGRYLDQLNTAYLGLSKIYTDMHRADSAQHYQSLYLALSDSVFNQRQFNDAKDALFQYENHANEEHISTLESTIKWLLLAVGVAIVMLAVIYHYTRRLRQAQRLLVRKNEDLIRQNDESRRLREDYALKLKQLELDTASRSNEPSHCAKAVEARESIDENRQAELLKDILSIMDRIDVVANPEFNLAALAKMVNSNTKYVSAVINFTYGKNFRTFLNEYRIREASHMLADKRGCGNLTIAAIASAVGFASANGFVNAFKKAVGVTPSVYKKLSQERKA
- a CDS encoding leucine-rich repeat domain-containing protein, yielding MKNEKLKQSFMRATGAVCALLVLACVCLEAQASPLVVTVSKAGTLSALIGPEKKNTTTQLKVAGPINGTDVLYLREMLGRGQYGEKTEGQLRDLDLSEARILAGGDSYIYYNSFTADDVVGENMFGECDQLERIVLPAGTKQIGRSAFYRCSRLGGITIPDSVESIGENCFFCDSALESISIPSGVQEIGLSPLAGCVSLKSIAVDPANTHYCAVDGALLNKAKTEFVNVPCGRTGDFVVPSTVTFIADGAFNQCMLSKITLPASVDSLGEAAFSNSPLLKSINIPDKVKELPYGTFLWCESLTDVTFGSSLKTIDEMAFVACNALQSITIPNSVKNIGSRVFSNCASLATVNLGAGVESLGQDVFISCKKLKEINVDANNSTYSSIDGVLCDKPQHTLLKCPEGRVGSYSVPASVQKIDEEAFTRCTYLTSVEMGDNVSTIMPSAFDGCKGLTSAKLSNTLTQVSEYAFSGCESLKSIDLGSGVKTIANGAFSGCKALPYVQFPASLETIGTSAFDYCTGLTSLRCLGETPAACKSCDDSFYKVDPKAVTVYVPLNAVEAYKAADAWKEFNIVGENYTGVSRVDVEPSWQLVDVYDLNGRLIASRINRNSLILDNRVCILKDVATGATQKVVFP
- a CDS encoding TPM domain-containing protein; translated protein: MKNLRSTLAAVVLGLTAALALVACGGKQTDTSNVPDRPSPKAYLNDMAGIIKEDATDTISARWMEDSLKSYASTSPYKIYVVTTTQDLGNMGAQAYAAAIASKWELGDSSVVLFIQRTPQAFQVGIAPGAAVSDKFPQRTIDQIIKDKIGYVIMSYKGRFDRAAWNGIREIKDRLK
- the lptC gene encoding LPS export ABC transporter periplasmic protein LptC, encoding MIAHAATRLSIAGRAHRHSLLAVAALAITAAGLLSSCNDDKTAVVKHDTDPERVPTMESHDVNTIISDSGRTRYRIVTKMWQIYSEASTPHWSFPNGVQADELDDKFRQVASLICDSAYYNMGSKVWSAVGNVRLTMRNGDKVLCDRMYYDENSRQVNCKDNVRITRTTGDKILTNQMYYETTQALTHSDSFIRIEGQGRVIEGEGYEYYDKQRHYKINHVQGIFPIDDRKFMPRR
- a CDS encoding FtsB family cell division protein; the encoded protein is MIVFGKEYRRPKWIPRWLSIPFVVFAAFILTLLFFGDNNYVKIYRYKQQINQLKTEIKANEDSAAIYDAKIQELHTNRAKLERISREKYGMKRESEDVYITDIP
- a CDS encoding IS30 family transposase, giving the protein MYKQLTSEQRYTISVLLQTKFSLSFIAETIGVSVSTVSRERRRNSNAKGVYDARTAVLKVKRRKARTPGNRRIAPYVRSRVFELIRKEQWSPEEVAGWLGKKEGITVSKSTIYNWIAALSPHYGDNIRKHLRHGGRPRQKSLLTTKAHIPNRLSIDERPETDYGQTIGDWEMDTIVGKEGKGAIVTLVERRSCFMLMEKLDTGKQAVPLAYAVVRLIRESGLPVRSITTDNGPEFAAHEIIARELNTKVYFAHPYCSWEKGAIENMNGLIRQYIPKKTDFRGISRLYVKSIIEKLNNRPRKKNGFRKPKDMIKEK